The Candidatus Neomarinimicrobiota bacterium genome window below encodes:
- a CDS encoding pullulanase, whose protein sequence is VMIIAEPWGGGYDPERFSDIGWSSWNDHFRNGVKGKNSRDGLGFIFGRWEDGSDGDRLARFVMGSLREYGGQYQEVAHNVNYLESHDDHTLGDFIRIGLRDVDENRAIQNLTEHARVRGDQLALNKLAAIFLFTSQGAVMVHEGQSWGRSKVIAKTDAPDPRVGYIDHNSYEKDNETNWLNWDHKELNRDLVEYYRGLIALRNTYSEFRRSCPDDFSFLHVGRQVAVAYVLKNTFAVLMNGSPGRELEIELPEGMWEVLVDAESVDLDGKAQVNGKIRIPPKAGMVLRRLN, encoded by the coding sequence GTCATGATCATAGCTGAGCCGTGGGGTGGCGGCTACGATCCGGAGAGATTCTCCGATATTGGGTGGTCATCCTGGAACGATCATTTTCGAAACGGTGTTAAGGGGAAAAATTCTAGGGATGGTCTTGGTTTTATTTTCGGCAGATGGGAGGATGGGAGTGACGGAGACAGATTGGCGAGGTTTGTCATGGGTTCGCTGAGAGAATACGGCGGCCAGTACCAGGAAGTAGCCCACAACGTGAATTATCTGGAATCTCACGACGATCACACGTTGGGAGATTTCATTCGGATCGGCCTCCGGGACGTGGATGAGAATCGTGCCATTCAGAACCTGACAGAGCACGCAAGAGTAAGGGGAGATCAGTTGGCACTCAACAAATTGGCCGCCATTTTTCTGTTCACGAGCCAGGGTGCCGTTATGGTGCATGAAGGGCAGAGCTGGGGACGGAGCAAGGTTATCGCTAAGACAGATGCCCCCGATCCAAGAGTGGGATATATCGATCATAATTCATACGAAAAAGACAACGAAACAAACTGGCTCAACTGGGATCACAAGGAGCTGAATCGCGACCTGGTGGAGTATTACCGGGGACTAATTGCGTTGCGAAACACCTACTCAGAATTCCGCCGCTCGTGTCCGGATGATTTCAGTTTTCTCCATGTGGGAAGACAGGTAGCAGTCGCCTACGTTCTGAAGAACACATTCGCGGTTCTCATGAACGGATCCCCAGGGAGGGAGCTGGAAATTGAGCTTCCTGAAGGCATGTGGGAGGTACTGGTGGATGCTGAATCAGTGGATCTGGATGGAAAGGCTCAGGTCAACGGTAAGATTCGGATCCCACCCAAAGCCGGAATGGTATTGCGAAGACTCAATTAG